CGACCTTGACCGGCAGCGCGAATTCTTCGCTCGAGGCATTGATGCCTTAGAGAGAGTGGCCGGGATTCGACCAGTCGGCTATCGCGCGCCCGGTATTGGCTATACCCCTGAGACGATTCAAGTTCTCGCCGAGAACGGCATCGCGTACGACTCCGGTCTCAGCGCCTCGGATTTTCAGCCGTATTACTTACGTCAAGGGGACCTCCTGTCGGCGACCGAGCCGTATTTGTTCGGAACGACAACAGGGATCGTGGAGCTGCCGTTCGCATGGGCTCTCGATGACTGGGTGCACTTCGAGTACTACGCCGGGCAAGCCATGACTCTCAATGCGCCATCGGCCGTGCGCGAGGTCTGGCAGGCAGAGTTCGACTACGCGTGGGAGAAGGAGCCGGGAGGGGTCTTTATCCTTTGCATGCACCCCGAGGTGATAGGGCGAGGTTCGCGCATCATGATGCTTGATTCTCTCATTGAGCACATGGCATCGCGTCCCGGGGTGCGCTTCGAGAAGATGGCCGACTTCGCCACGCGTTGGAGGAGCGCAAATACGGTCGACGCGTGGCTTGCGTCGTCATCGCCTTTGGTGCCTCGACCGTTCCCGCTGCAGGACAGCCCGCGCAGCGAAGCAACGGCCGGGAAAAACGCTATCCGATGAAGTTTGGCTACGGACTGATCACACCTGTCAGCGCTATCCCGGCGATTCACGCTCCGATGAGGACGTGTACGAAGAGGGCGGACGCTTGCACAAGAGACGGACGAACTGGGCTTCGATTCGCTCTGGGTGGCCGAACATCATTTCTGGGACGACAGCTGGATGCCGGCCCCTTTGCCGGTTCTCGGTGCGATGGTTGCAAGGACGAAAAAGATCCAGCTCGGCACCGGGATCATGCAAGCTCCGTTGCATTCACCGGTTCTCCTCGCCGAGGAAGCTGCGACCGTCGACCTCATCTCCCACGGGCGTCTACTCCTCGGTCTTGGAATCGGGTGGCGCCCCGAAGCCGGCCCGCCCAGGAGGACCTCCGATTTGGTTGGGCTGGTTCGTCGAGGCCGCCGCGCGTCGTGCAGGGCGAATCGCTGATGGATGGCTTGCTCACGGCACGCCGCTCCACCACTTTGCGCAAGAGGTCGGCTGGATCCGAGACGAGTTCGTCGACAACCGGCCGTTTGAGTACGCCATGCCGACGCTCGCTCGTACAAATTCGACCCTCGCCGTTATTGCGCACTTCCGGGGCACCCATCTCGGGGAGTTTCTTGGAGTTCCTTCCGACAGGCCGCGCGGTCGACGTACCGTTCGTTAATCTCCTTCGTTTTGAGGACGGGATGATGGTCGAGTACTGGGGAGTATTTCCATCGAGCGAAGTCGTTCGACAACTTGTTGACGGGGAAGGCGTCGGGAAGTCCGACGCCACACGATGAGGGGATTTACAGATGGCAATTCGACACCTGTTCCTTTGGAACGTTAAAGCTGAGCATGACCCCGAGTGGGTGCTCGACAAGATGTCGGAACTGACCTTGCTGGTTCCCCGACTTATCGCGTGGTCGATAGGGAAGGACATGGGCGATACGGATGAAGCGAAGTCTGGCTCTTTTGATTATGCAATGACTATCGACGTAGAGAGTCTCGACGACCTCAACGACTACCTGAATCACCCGGAGCAGTTAACGCTGATCGACGAGGTCCACCACGCGGTCGCGGAATCGACGTGGATTGATTTCCACATTAACTGAACGCTGGATCCCTGGATGCGCCACACAAAACGTGTAGGCCCACCCGTGTACTAACAATGGAGGCATTTTCAATGGACGCATCATCGCACCTGATTGTCGGCGTCGCGCAATTCGAGCCGGTATCGGACGCGCGGGATAACATGCAGCAGATTCGCGATCTGACTGGTCGTGCAAGTCGTTCGGGGGTGGACCTGCTCGTTTTCCCCGAGCTATCCATGACGGGATGGGGATCCAGTGCGCAGGAAAACGCGACGCGCGCGCAGTCGCTCGATGGGCCGCTGGGGTCCGAACTCGTGAACATCGCTGACGACTTCGGAGTGACGGTCGTCGCCGGCATGTATGAGAAAAGCGACAACGCGGTCGAGAAGCCGTACAACACCTTGGTCGCTGCATCGCCCGGCGCTGGTGTCGTCGCTACCCACCGCAAGACTCACCTGTATGACGCTTGGGGGTACCTTGAGTCGGACGAGGCTCAAGCGGGCGATGGAGCGGTGGCTACCCTGATGGTCAAAGATGTTCGCGTCGGTCTGGTCAATTGCTATGAGATTCGGTTCCCCGAGCGCTCTTATCGGGTCGCAAGTGAAGGATGCGAGGTTTTGGCGCTCAGTGCTGCATGGCCAAGTGGCCCGCATAAGGAGGAGCACTGGGAGATCAACATTCGGGCTCGAGCAATTGAAAATCAGGTGTGGGTCGCCGGGGCGAGTTCGACGGGTACGGACGTCATTGGGCGGAGCTTGCTCGTCGACCCGCTCGGGGTGGTGCGGGCTCAGTTGGATGAGTCATCGGCGCAATGGGCCAGCGCGGAGATCATCGGTGCGCGAACTGAGCGCGCTCGCCGCACGTTACCTGTGCGGGCACAGCGGTGCCTGACTTATTACGGCGGGTAGGCGCCGCGGTCTGCGGACGAAATGCGTCCGAGAACCTCATACATATTCCAAAGTCGCGTTCGGCTCCGGGGCGTCAGCGGGCGTTACGTTTGCGAGACGCCCAGACGCCGGTCATCTGGATACCAAAGGAGTAAAACGTGAGACTCGAAGGTCGTACAGCGCTGGTCACTGGCGGGAGCCGTGGAATCGGGAAAGCGATCGCGTCACGGCTGGCGAAGGAGGGCGCACGCGTCACGATTGTCGGACGGAACTCTGCGCGGCTGGAGACCGCAACAGCCCAATTCCGAGCGGAGACGCTCCAGGTCCGGAGCATCACCGGAGACATGACGGTGATCGAGGATATTGAGCGCGTCATCGATGGCATCGTGGCCGAAAACGGGCGGATTGACATCCTCGTAAATAACGCGGCCATCGCCGACAGCGCACCCTTTCTTGACATGACCAGGCAGCAATGGGACAGGATCATCCACAGCAACCTCACCGGTCCCTTCCTCGTTGCCCAGACGGCCGCTCGAAAGATGGTTGACACCGGCGGCGGAGTGGTTGTGAACATCTCATCGGTTAGTGCACACGGTGCCGATCGAATGACAAACTACTCCGCCGCGAAGTCTGGACTGCACAGCATCACGCGCGACATTGCCACCGAACTTGCTCCTTTCGGCGTGCGCGCGGTAACCGTGACCCCTGGATGGGTAGCGACAGAACTGGTCGTCGAGCATCTCGATGCTGACTTGCTGCACAAGCTGCGAACCGACTTTAAACGGGTGCCGATGAAGCGCCTACTTCAAGCGCAGGAGATCGCCGGCGCGGTTGCGTTCGTCGTCTCAGACGATGCAAGCGGCATGACAGGCAACGAAGTCGTCGTCGACGGGGGAGCGCTCGGAAGCGTCTATATCAATACATCACTTTGAGAAGGATGCCTGCCGTGCGGCGGCTGAAACAACCAACCGATGCAACAGAAGGAGACACCATGGCTGAGGTGCCAAAGTCCGTCGAAGAGTTTCTCACCGACGGGGTCAGGGCTCGAATCGCCGACCTTGCCGACCGAATCGTGCCGGCTGACGGACAAAAGCCGTCGGCTTCCGAGGTGGGTGTACACACAACATACATCGATCGAGCGCTTCGCGTGCGACCAGACAGGATCGGTATGCTCACCACGGTGCTCGCCCATATGGAACGCGCAGAGTCCGCCGACGTTCTGGAGAACGTAGAAGCGGAGGTGCTCGAACCCGTGGTTGAGCTCATCATCGCCTGCTACTTCATGTCGCGCGTCGCGCGCCGGAGCATCGGCTATCGCGGGCAGGTCGCCGTGCCCATTGCTGAGGGCGAATCGGAGTACTACCTCGAGGAAGGCGACATCCTCGCGCCGGTCCTGGCTCGCGGGCCGATCTGGCGCGACACGCCAGACGCGCGTCGCTTGACCGGACAGCTCGCCGATGCCGGCAGCTTGGGGTAATTCCTAGTCTCCGTGAGCCAGTTCGCAAAGCTGACTATGGCCGGTGCCCAACCCCGCAGTAAGACTGATTGTCACGCCAGGCGAGACCGCTTCGACGGACGTCACAGATTTGATAGAGACCAAAATTCGTTACCTGCCCACAGGAGGGCTCATGCCGAAGATCACTAAGTTCCGCGCTGACGAGGTCGTGCCGGAACAATACGACGTCGAAGCCGACAGCATTCTCGAGGGGAATCCTCAGCAGGCCAGCACTGTGACGTGGCGGAGTGAGGACGGGACCGTTGTTGCAGGAATCTTCCGCTCGACAATCGGAAAGTTCTCGTTCCAGCAGCTGGGACACGAGTCGACGTTGGTCCGGAAAGGGCACGTCATAGTCACCGCCGACGACGGATCATCGGTTGATTGTCGGCCGGGCGACGTGATGAATATTGCCCAGGACGCGGTGTGCGTCTTCGATGTTCGCGAGGACCTGGAAGACTACTTCGTAATCGTCAACTCCGCCGGTGTTGACCTGTGAGCGGCGAGGTCGCTGACGTACTCATCGTCGGTGCGGGCGCCTCGGGTGCCATTGTGGCGAGAACCATGGCGCAGGCGGGATTCTCTGTCGTGTGCCTTGAGCAGGGCAGGTGGATCGGTGCAGAGGAGTATGCGAGCGACAAGCTCGAGCGTGAGCTGCTGTCTGGCACAACGTGGAACTATAACCCTAACCATCGTCAGCGCCCGGAAGACTATCCGGTCGAAGTCAGTGATACGCCCATTCATCCGGTCATGTTCAACGCGGTTGGCGGAAGCACCGTTCACTACGCTGCGGAATGGACACGGTTACTGCCGTCGGACTTCCGACTCCGCACGCTTGACGGAGTCGCCGACGACTGGCCGATCAGCTATTGGGATCTGGCCCCGTATTACGACAAGGTCGAGGACCTCAACGGCGTTTCCGCGCACCCGGGTGACCCGGCTTATCCTTCGATGACGCCGGCGCCGAATCCGGCGCTACCGATCGGAGAGATGGGCCGACGAGCCGCCATGGCCTTCAACGAACTTGGTTGGCACTGGTGGCCGGGATATAACGCAATCGCGTCGAGGCCGTATCGGCATCAGGGCGCTTGCAAACGCCGTGCGACCTGCATGACAGGCTGCCCCGAAGGCGCGAAGTCATCCGTCGACATCACAATCTGGCCGGACGCCCTGGCTGCTGGAGCCGAGCTCATCACGGGAGCGCGGGTACGTCGAGTGACAACCGACGCATCGGGTCTTGCGACAGGCGCGGAGTGGATCGATCGCGATGGGACCGTGCACCACCAGCGCGCCCACGTCGTCGTGCTCGCTGCCAATGGAGTCGGAACTTCACGACTCATGCTCCTTTCCGATAGCGCTGCACACCCCAATGGGCTCGCCAACTCCAGCGACCTCGTCGGACGGCGACTGCAAATGCACCCGTTGACTGTCGTGTATGGGGAATACGATGAGGACCTTCAGACGACTCTGGGCCCATACGGCGAGCCCGTAACGTCGTCACAATTCGCTGAGCGCGACGTTTCCCGAGGCTTCTGGGGAGGCGCCCGTCTGACGGTGATGCCCATCGACGGTCCCGTCGAGACATGGGGAAGATCGGATGACCGTCCGCTGAGCCAAAGGTACGGCGCGCACTTTCACAATATTGCGAATGCGACCGGGAAAGCGTTCGAGATCGCAGCGTCGATGGATGATCTCCCCAATGTTGATAATCGAGTCACCATCGATCCCTTCCTGACCGACAACGACGGTATTCCCGCACCAAAGGTCACCTGGCAGCCGGCGCCGGACACGGAGAAAGCGCTTGACTACTTTGCATCGCGGGCAGAAGACCTGCATCGTGCCGCGGGTGCACGAAAGATACGTCGCGTCGAAGCGGGGGCAGACGTCGGTTGGCACCTTCTCGGAACTGCGCGCATGGGCACAGACGCGACTTCGTCTGTCGTGGACCCTTTCGGCCGCGCGCACGACGTCAAGAACCTCTTCGTCGTCGACGGTTCTGTCTTCGTGACGTCGGGACAGACGAACCCCACCGCAACGATCATGGCGTTCGCACAGCGCGCGGCAGAGCACATGGTGGCGACCGCACGAAACCAGCGAGTAGCCGCATGAGCACAGCGCGTGGCGAACAGGAGAGCCTCCGTGGCTTTCAGAGCGGCTCAGAGGATCAATAATGCACAAAGAGAGGGAGGCAATGGCGCCGAATAACGAGCAAGCCCGAGTCGGCATCGACATCGGAGGTACGTTCACTGACGCGTTCATCGCTGTCGACGGCCGCTTGCAGATCGCAAAAGTCCTTACACGGACGGAAGACCGGGCGGCTGGCTTTCTAGAAGCGTTGCACACCGTCAGCGATCGGGCGGGAACGACCGCATCATCGATCGAATTTCTCAGCCACGGGACGACCACGGCGACCAACGCTTTGGTCGAAAACACCTTGGCGCGAGTTGGGTTTGTCACGAATGCCGGATTCACTGACATGCTTGAGATTGGCACACAGCAGCGCGACCACACATATGGATTGCGGCTACCCAACTCGCTAGCGGTTGTTCCCCGCGATCGGTGTTTCGGGGTCAGTGCTCGAATCGACGCTCAGGGTGCGGAGCTTGCTCCGCTCGACTTGGACGAGGTACGCGAGGTCGCATCGCGGCTGCGGGATTCTGCCGTGGAGGCAATCGCAATTTGTATGCTCTTTTCGTTTGTCGACAGCAGTCACGAGCGCGAGATTGCTCGCATCCTAGAAGAAGAAATTCCTGGCGTTCCCATTTCAATCTCATCAGAAATCGCCCCTGAAATACGCGAGTATGTACGCGCAAGCACCACAGTGCTCAACGCGGCGCTGCTCCCACTCGTTGGGGGCTACATCGACGACATCGCGACGGGGCTGCAGTCAGCCGACGTCGAAACGCCGCTATATCTCATGCAGTCCAACGGTGGCTTAACAACCGGTGAGATAGCCGCAGAAAGGCCCCTGTCGCTCGCTGAATCCGGCCCGGCGGCCGGAGTCATGGGACTGGCCCGCATCGGGATGATTTGTGGCGAAAGGGATTTGCTCACCTTCGACATGGGCGGGACGACGATCGATGTATCACTTGTGACCGATGGCATTCCGGCGTTTCGGTATGAGGGCGAGGCCGCTGGACAACCCATCAATCTGCCGCAGGTCGACCTGCTGTCCATCGGAGCGGGGGGCGGATCTATCGCATCGGTTGACTCTCAAGGTCAGCTCAGCGTTGGCCCGGAGAGTGCCGGCTCACGTCCGGGACCGGCAGCATATGGGCTTGGCGGCGTTCAGGCCACTGTCACCGACGCTCATGTTGTGTTGGGCAACCTTTCACCAGATCGGAAGCTTGGGGGCAGCGTTCAGCTCGACCGCGAAAGGGCGAGGGAGGCTATTCGCAAGAACGTCGCCGACCCCCTGGGAATTTCGGTGGAGGAGGCTGCGAGCGGGATTCTCCGGGTCGTGAACGCGAACATGAGTCGGGCGGCGCGGCTCGTGAGCGTGGCCCGTGGTCTTGACCCGCGCCAGTTCACACTGGCAGCCTTTGGCGGGGCGGGCAGTCTGCATGCCTGCGCCGTTGCCGACGAATTACATATGACCAAGGTGCTCATTCCTCGGTACCCGGGAGTTGCGAGCGCGATCGGCCTTCTGGTAAGCGCGGTACGACACGATGTCCGCCAAGGGTGGCCCCGGCGCCTTGATGAGGTTTCACTCGATGAGCTGACCGGTGTGCTTGACTCGCTCGAGGCCACGGCCAACGGACTACTGCTTCGCGCCGGGCATGCCGATACGGAGGTGACCTTCGAAGCAGACATGCGGTACGAAGGCCAGGGGTACAGCCTCACTGTCCCGCTACAGCGAGACGATATAAGCAGCGAAACACTCGAGCGGCTGGCAGAGGCACTGGCTGGCGCCCACCGGGCGGCGTACGGCTATGTGCCGGCTCATCCAGAGATGGAAATCGTGAGTCTGCGTGCAACCGGCCGCGCCGACGCGCATCCCATCGCGTCGCTAGGCGGATCGATGTCGTCCGGGGACGATCATAAGTCAGACCTCGCTCGAGTGTTCCTTGGCGGCAGCTGGCGTGATGTACCGGTGATGCACCGAGAAGCCGTGAACGGACAGATCAGTGGCCCAGCCATCTTCCAGCAGGAGGACACGACAATCCTGCTTGAAGACGGGTGGAAGGCAACCCCCATCGAAGATGGCAACCTTTTGTTGGAGCGCACACGTAAGGCGGTCGACGCATGAACACGAAAATCGATGCATTCACACAGGAGATCCTGAACAACGCTTTCAAATCGATCGCGGACGAGATGGCCATCATTGAGTACAGATCCTCGTTCTCACCGGTGATCCGCGAGGAACATGATTTCAACACTGCATTGCTCGACAGCAAAGGCGACCTGGTATCCGCGTCGGAACAAAATCCCTCCATGCTGGGCGTCATGCAGTCGTCGTTGCGTATCTTGATTGCGGAGAACGGTCCGCTGAAGCCGGGCGACGCCATGATCGCGAATCACCCGTACCTCGGCGGTTCTCACACTCCCGATATTCAGATCTTCGCGCCGGCGTATCTTGGTGAAACGCTCGTTGGATATACAGGAGCGATCGCGCATCACATTGACATCGGTGGCCGTTTCGTCGGTACTGAGCACCCCGAGACGACGGAAATCTACCAGGAAGGCCTTATCTTCCCGGGAATCCTTCTCGTCGACGCCGGGAAGCGCAATGAATCGTTGTTCCGGTTCATCAAGGCGAACGTACGGGACCCACGCGCGATGCTGGGCGACCTCGACGCTCAACTTGCCGCATGTCAGATGGGAGCGGTACAGCTCGCAGAGTTGTCGCAGCGGTTCGGCGCAGATACCGTTCGCGATGCAATGCAGAATCTCCTGGACACCACAGCGGCGCGCGCCAGGATCATCTTCGAGTCCTGGGAGAGTGACGGCGCCGCCGCTGCGGAAGGGTACTTGGACAATGGCGGTCCGCACAGTCCAGAACCGCGGCGCATTACAGTTGCGACGCATGCACACGATGGAACGCTGGTCATGGACCTCACCGGTACGGACCCGCAGATGGATGTCGGCCTGAATGTACCGTACGCGAGCACCCTGGCGGCGCTCCACTACGCTGTACGTGAGTTCACTGACCTGCCGATGAACGAAGGTCTCACACGCCACATCGAGGTTCGCGCGCCCGAAGGCTCGCTCCTCAACCCGATCTTCCCTGCCCCGACCGTGGCCCGATTCATGGCACAGCAGCGACTCGCCAGCGTGGCGGTCGAAGCGCTTGGCAATCTACGTAGGGAGCTGGCAGTGTCCGCCAGCTCGGTTTGCTCGGCCGCCTTCTACCTACAGACCACGGATCCAAGAACTGGGCGCTCCATCATCTTCACGGATTACTTCGGGGGCGGCGGCGGAGCGCGACCGGATGCCCCGGGCGACCACGCAGTCGACAGCTACACGGGAAACTGTGCAATGGTACCCATCGAGATTTGTGAATCGGAGTTCCCCTGGGTCATCGAACGAAGCGAATTGGCCGAGGGCTCCGGCGGAGAGGGAAAGTATTCGGGCGGTATGGGGTTACGCCGAGACTTCCGATTGCTCGCTGAACGAGCCGACGGGATCTGCTACATCGATCAGACCGCGGAGATCGGTCGCGCAAGTGGACGCGAAGGCGGGGGCAGGGGAGCGGCGGCCTCGTTCAAGATCTTCCGCGCCAACGGTGGAGGTGTTGATGTGCTCACGGGAAAGTTGTCCGTGAGGCTTTACAAAGGCGACGTACTGTCAGTGACCACCGCAGGCGGCGGCGGCTACGGTTCGCCTGAGCGCGAAACCGTAACTGAACCATCCCCACAGCGTGAAGATGTCATGGTATGAGGCATACTCCCGTCGTCTCTGTAGCGCACGGAAGCGTGCCGTTGCCATCTCCCGGGAAGCAGGTTCGGCGTGGTTTATTTTGATCAGGAGTTCCCAGGTGAGAGGGTGAAAGCTCGCTGCCGCGGACGATGATGAAGTTCACTTCGTTTGCCGGACTGCAGGGGAGAAGGAGGCGATTATGCAGAACACTCGCAGGCCCACACTGATCTTGGGCGTGAGTGCTCTTTCTGCGACTAGCGTCTTGCCGGCGCAGCAGGGGAACTCACACCAAAGAAACAGCCCCGGCTTTCCTTGCTTCCCGGGGATGGCGGGATGAACCTGGCAGATCTCGCGCTCTCGCAGTCTGCCAACGCGGGTGACGCTATCGCGATTCAAATGCAGGGGGAGTCGATGAGCTATCACGACCTGGCGAGCGAGAGCGATCGAGTCGCAGCGGGACTGCGAGCAATGGGCGTCACAGCTGGCGATCGTGTCATGTTATTCGCGGAAAACCGCATCGAGTACCTCGTTCTATATCTCGCATCGGCGCGCCTCGGCGCTATCTTCACTCCTGTTCATCCATCGTTTCAGGGGGCGGAACTCGAGTATGTGCTCAGGAACGCCGCTCCCGCGGTAGTGGTGGCAGAGAAACGATTATGGAAACGCCTGGAGCGCTACGGGGCGCCATGGCTTCCGGGCGCCCGGATCGTTTTGGGAGGCGACCGGAAGGACATGCTTCCGTATAGTGGTTTGGGCTGGGGGGAAGCGGCCGCGGGCGTCCTCGCCGTGGCGGAAGATACCCCCGTGCTCGTCTGCTACACATCCGGCACCACCGACCGCCCTCATCCGGTAACAAGATCTCACGGGCACGAAATCTGGAATGCGCGAGCCTACTGGAGCGTCTTGGATTTCCGTCCAGGTGATCGCGCGCTAATCGCATTACCGCTGTCCTGGGTGTGGGGACTGTCCACTCTGTCGCAGGCGTTGCTCTCTGGTGGGGCGTCGGTTGTGCTGCATCGTGAGTTCGCGGCCCGTAGGGTGCTGGAGGAGATCGAATCAACAGGCATCACCCTATTTGCGGGCACCATGTCGATGTATGGGGCTCTCCTCGGAGCGGTCGATGAGAGCGCCTATGATCTCAGTTCTCTCCGCCATCTTTACCGGGGGGGCGAGCCCATCAATGCGGAGGTTGTCGGCGCTGTCGAAAGACGTCTCGGGCACCGTTTGATTGAAGCATACGCAACGACTGAAGTGGCGCCGGTACTCGCAGTCGATCCGGTACGTGACCCTGACGCTCCGGCTGGATCCGCCGGCCGTCTCGTGGACGGGGCGCGGCTCCGGATCGTGAATGAGAATGGCGAAGATGTTGAAGTCGGTGAGGTGGGCGAGGGCTGGGTCGGGGGCGCGGGTGTCATGCTCGGATACTGGGGTGAGCCTGAACTCACAGCGGAACGGCTGGTGGACGGTTGGTTCCACACTGGGGATCTGCTATACGAGGACGATCATGGGTACTACTACGTGGTTGGCCGCTCTGTCGACGTGATCATCCGCGACGGCGCCAAGATCGCCCCCGCCGAGGTGGAGTCGGCGCTGGCAGGTTTACCTGGCGTCCGTGAATCAGCGGTCGTCGGCATCCCGGACGACGAGTTCGGCCAAAGTATCGTGGCGTTCGTGCGTCTCGAGCCCGACTGCATCGTCAGTGTTGATGATGTCTACGCACACCTGGCCGATCGAATCGCGCGGTTCAAGTTGCCCAGCGAGATTCATTTTGTTGACCAGCTGCCTGTGCGGAGGAATCAAAAGCGCGACAGGGCGTCAATCCGATACCAGGCGATGATACTCAGCGAGCACGCACCGCCATCCGCGCTCGGCGCTATGCGCAGCGGACGCCCACGCCTCAGAGTGGTCGAGTAGCTAAC
This Salinibacterium sp. ZJ450 DNA region includes the following protein-coding sequences:
- a CDS encoding Dabb family protein codes for the protein MAIRHLFLWNVKAEHDPEWVLDKMSELTLLVPRLIAWSIGKDMGDTDEAKSGSFDYAMTIDVESLDDLNDYLNHPEQLTLIDEVHHAVAESTWIDFHIN
- a CDS encoding nitrilase-related carbon-nitrogen hydrolase; its protein translation is MDASSHLIVGVAQFEPVSDARDNMQQIRDLTGRASRSGVDLLVFPELSMTGWGSSAQENATRAQSLDGPLGSELVNIADDFGVTVVAGMYEKSDNAVEKPYNTLVAASPGAGVVATHRKTHLYDAWGYLESDEAQAGDGAVATLMVKDVRVGLVNCYEIRFPERSYRVASEGCEVLALSAAWPSGPHKEEHWEINIRARAIENQVWVAGASSTGTDVIGRSLLVDPLGVVRAQLDESSAQWASAEIIGARTERARRTLPVRAQRCLTYYGG
- a CDS encoding hydantoinase B/oxoprolinase family protein: MNTKIDAFTQEILNNAFKSIADEMAIIEYRSSFSPVIREEHDFNTALLDSKGDLVSASEQNPSMLGVMQSSLRILIAENGPLKPGDAMIANHPYLGGSHTPDIQIFAPAYLGETLVGYTGAIAHHIDIGGRFVGTEHPETTEIYQEGLIFPGILLVDAGKRNESLFRFIKANVRDPRAMLGDLDAQLAACQMGAVQLAELSQRFGADTVRDAMQNLLDTTAARARIIFESWESDGAAAAEGYLDNGGPHSPEPRRITVATHAHDGTLVMDLTGTDPQMDVGLNVPYASTLAALHYAVREFTDLPMNEGLTRHIEVRAPEGSLLNPIFPAPTVARFMAQQRLASVAVEALGNLRRELAVSASSVCSAAFYLQTTDPRTGRSIIFTDYFGGGGGARPDAPGDHAVDSYTGNCAMVPIEICESEFPWVIERSELAEGSGGEGKYSGGMGLRRDFRLLAERADGICYIDQTAEIGRASGREGGGRGAAASFKIFRANGGGVDVLTGKLSVRLYKGDVLSVTTAGGGGYGSPERETVTEPSPQREDVMV
- a CDS encoding GMC family oxidoreductase encodes the protein MSGEVADVLIVGAGASGAIVARTMAQAGFSVVCLEQGRWIGAEEYASDKLERELLSGTTWNYNPNHRQRPEDYPVEVSDTPIHPVMFNAVGGSTVHYAAEWTRLLPSDFRLRTLDGVADDWPISYWDLAPYYDKVEDLNGVSAHPGDPAYPSMTPAPNPALPIGEMGRRAAMAFNELGWHWWPGYNAIASRPYRHQGACKRRATCMTGCPEGAKSSVDITIWPDALAAGAELITGARVRRVTTDASGLATGAEWIDRDGTVHHQRAHVVVLAANGVGTSRLMLLSDSAAHPNGLANSSDLVGRRLQMHPLTVVYGEYDEDLQTTLGPYGEPVTSSQFAERDVSRGFWGGARLTVMPIDGPVETWGRSDDRPLSQRYGAHFHNIANATGKAFEIAASMDDLPNVDNRVTIDPFLTDNDGIPAPKVTWQPAPDTEKALDYFASRAEDLHRAAGARKIRRVEAGADVGWHLLGTARMGTDATSSVVDPFGRAHDVKNLFVVDGSVFVTSGQTNPTATIMAFAQRAAEHMVATARNQRVAA
- a CDS encoding gluconate 2-dehydrogenase subunit 3 family protein → MAEVPKSVEEFLTDGVRARIADLADRIVPADGQKPSASEVGVHTTYIDRALRVRPDRIGMLTTVLAHMERAESADVLENVEAEVLEPVVELIIACYFMSRVARRSIGYRGQVAVPIAEGESEYYLEEGDILAPVLARGPIWRDTPDARRLTGQLADAGSLG
- a CDS encoding SDR family NAD(P)-dependent oxidoreductase codes for the protein MRLEGRTALVTGGSRGIGKAIASRLAKEGARVTIVGRNSARLETATAQFRAETLQVRSITGDMTVIEDIERVIDGIVAENGRIDILVNNAAIADSAPFLDMTRQQWDRIIHSNLTGPFLVAQTAARKMVDTGGGVVVNISSVSAHGADRMTNYSAAKSGLHSITRDIATELAPFGVRAVTVTPGWVATELVVEHLDADLLHKLRTDFKRVPMKRLLQAQEIAGAVAFVVSDDASGMTGNEVVVDGGALGSVYINTSL
- a CDS encoding cupin domain-containing protein — encoded protein: MPKITKFRADEVVPEQYDVEADSILEGNPQQASTVTWRSEDGTVVAGIFRSTIGKFSFQQLGHESTLVRKGHVIVTADDGSSVDCRPGDVMNIAQDAVCVFDVREDLEDYFVIVNSAGVDL
- a CDS encoding hydantoinase/oxoprolinase family protein encodes the protein MHKEREAMAPNNEQARVGIDIGGTFTDAFIAVDGRLQIAKVLTRTEDRAAGFLEALHTVSDRAGTTASSIEFLSHGTTTATNALVENTLARVGFVTNAGFTDMLEIGTQQRDHTYGLRLPNSLAVVPRDRCFGVSARIDAQGAELAPLDLDEVREVASRLRDSAVEAIAICMLFSFVDSSHEREIARILEEEIPGVPISISSEIAPEIREYVRASTTVLNAALLPLVGGYIDDIATGLQSADVETPLYLMQSNGGLTTGEIAAERPLSLAESGPAAGVMGLARIGMICGERDLLTFDMGGTTIDVSLVTDGIPAFRYEGEAAGQPINLPQVDLLSIGAGGGSIASVDSQGQLSVGPESAGSRPGPAAYGLGGVQATVTDAHVVLGNLSPDRKLGGSVQLDRERAREAIRKNVADPLGISVEEAASGILRVVNANMSRAARLVSVARGLDPRQFTLAAFGGAGSLHACAVADELHMTKVLIPRYPGVASAIGLLVSAVRHDVRQGWPRRLDEVSLDELTGVLDSLEATANGLLLRAGHADTEVTFEADMRYEGQGYSLTVPLQRDDISSETLERLAEALAGAHRAAYGYVPAHPEMEIVSLRATGRADAHPIASLGGSMSSGDDHKSDLARVFLGGSWRDVPVMHREAVNGQISGPAIFQQEDTTILLEDGWKATPIEDGNLLLERTRKAVDA
- a CDS encoding polysaccharide deacetylase translates to MKTKFEDEKGGGRGRSRAITTKLTGSHLCFHVEGCGMEKESAQRAGAALTVCLSFDFDGPSGWLADDSRSIADVSRGEFAAVAVPRILDLLDKHGVSATFFVPGHTALAYPRHVEDILGRGHEVGHHGWVHETPGTFDLDRQREFFARGIDALERVAGIRPVGYRAPGIGYTPETIQVLAENGIAYDSGLSASDFQPYYLRQGDLLSATEPYLFGTTTGIVELPFAWALDDWVHFEYYAGQAMTLNAPSAVREVWQAEFDYAWEKEPGGVFILCMHPEVIGRGSRIMMLDSLIEHMASRPGVRFEKMADFATRWRSANTVDAWLASSSPLVPRPFPLQDSPRSEATAGKNAIR